The Erythrobacter sp. JK5 genome includes a region encoding these proteins:
- a CDS encoding class I SAM-dependent methyltransferase: MPLVPDFLAGRTPPDLYHAYLEPAFTPWARALLDTLRPVGRLLDLACGTGLVSRLAADLPGVAAIEAIDVAAPMIAKSEALDPAAGETVRYSVASASELPFDDHHFDAAICQQGLQFFPDKPAALREVRRVLKPGTRAAFSTWCRAEDGNAVFGAFERIIAKDLGDDLVPFGPFAFGDRRTIARLAEEAGFRVIALEAESRLSHLPDPRTFVLFDLAFLGRPASDGTLQPIMDFDDPASDAVIERLIEKMDSATTQWRQEDGSLLAPMRAHVLLVEA; the protein is encoded by the coding sequence ATGCCGCTTGTGCCAGATTTCCTCGCCGGTCGGACCCCGCCCGACCTTTACCATGCCTATCTCGAGCCCGCCTTCACGCCGTGGGCGCGCGCCTTGCTCGACACGCTTCGCCCTGTAGGTCGCCTGCTCGATCTCGCTTGCGGCACCGGCCTGGTAAGCCGCCTCGCCGCCGACCTGCCCGGCGTTGCGGCAATCGAAGCGATCGACGTCGCCGCGCCGATGATCGCCAAATCCGAAGCGCTCGATCCGGCTGCAGGAGAAACAGTGCGCTATTCGGTTGCGAGCGCGAGCGAACTGCCGTTCGACGACCACCATTTCGACGCCGCAATCTGCCAGCAGGGGCTGCAATTCTTTCCCGACAAGCCTGCCGCCCTGCGCGAAGTCCGCCGCGTTCTGAAGCCGGGGACGCGCGCGGCGTTCTCCACGTGGTGCCGCGCCGAAGACGGCAATGCGGTGTTTGGCGCATTCGAACGGATCATCGCAAAGGATTTGGGTGACGACCTCGTCCCGTTCGGCCCGTTCGCCTTCGGTGACCGCCGCACGATCGCCCGGCTGGCCGAGGAAGCAGGCTTCCGCGTTATTGCGCTCGAAGCCGAAAGCAGGCTCTCTCACCTGCCCGATCCGCGCACATTCGTGCTGTTCGATCTCGCCTTTCTCGGTCGCCCCGCCTCCGATGGCACGCTCCAGCCGATCATGGACTTCGACGATCCGGCCAGCGACGCCGTGATCGAGCGTCTGATCGAAAAGATGGACAGCGCGACGACGCAGTGGCGGCAGGAAGACGGCTCGCTGCTCGCACCGATGCGCGCGCATGTGTTGCTGGTCGAAGCCTGA